In the genome of Candidatus Pristimantibacillus lignocellulolyticus, the window TTTTGTATTGCCATCGAAACAATTTCACTCTTCTGTCCACGCTGTGGAATTAAAATTTTGACCTTTAGCCATTCATGTAACCAAGACGTTATTTCTTCAGCAACCATGCTACTTCCTTCAAGTGGCTGCGGGAGTAAGATTTGTCTAGGTAATGCAGGATTTTCACTATAATACTGAGTGACAAAACTCATAAAGTCATCGTATTCCTCGCCATAATACGGGAATGAAGTTCCGTGTCGCTCGATTAATTTACCTTTGCGCATATATAGAATCTGTACACTCATCCAACCTTTATCGACAGCGTATCCGAATATATCCCGGTCGAGTGCATCATTCATCGTAATCTTCTGCTTCTCCATAATAGCATCGATCGCTACCATTTGATCGCGATATTCCTTAGCACGTTCGAATTCAAGTTTCTCTGCTGCTTCACCCATTTTACGTTCCAATTCAAGTCTAACTGAATCTTCACCGCCATTAAGGAAGCGGGTAATTTCCGCTGTCATCTCATCATACTTACTTTGATCAATTTCAAATTCGCAAGGCGCAATACATTGCCCCATATGATAATAGAGACATACTTTGTCGGGAAGCTTTTGACATTTGCGCAGTGGATATAAACGATCTAATAATTTTTTCGTTTGTTGTGCAGCATAAGCATTAGGATAAGGTCCAAAGTATTTGGCTTTGTCCTTGTATACTTTACGTGTCACCTCAAGCCTTGGATGAGCCTCATGCGTAATTTTAATATATGGAAAAGTTTTATCGTCTTTTAATAGAACATTATATCTTGGATTATGCAGCTTAATGAGATTACACTCTAGTATTAGAGCTTCCATATTGCTACCTGTTATAATAAATTCAAAGTCAGTAATTTCACTAACCAATTTTTGCGTTTTCCCATTATGACTGCCATTGAAATACGATCGAACGCGATTTTTCAAAATCTTCGCTTTCCCAACATAAATAATGACATCTTCATTATTTTTCATAAGATAACAACCAGGCAAATCAGGAAGTAATGCTAACTTGTTACGTAGATGCTCTTTCACAATAGCTTCATCATAAGGATTCGAAGATTGCGTCACTATATTACCTCCTAAAACTTTTCATAACTTCTTGAATTATATCTGTGCAATGAAAAGTTGCTTCGTAAGCATAAACCAAACTTTTCATAACTTCTTGAAATATCCTTACAATGATAAGTTACTTCGTTTATTATTGTAGCATATTTGTTCGTATTGATCCCTTTCAATTGAATAACTTCGTTCTTAAATTATTTCGTTACTTATACAGTCACTTTCTATCCAAGTAAATTATTACACAGTTAATAAAAAGTATGGACAAACGTTTATTCTCTTTACATTTTAGCGAAATATTGGTTATACTATGTACAGCAATAGGTCTGTCAAGGAGGACTGCATGATGGAAAACGTACGCGATCCACGTCAGCATATTAACGAAGAACCACGTGACGATCTTAAAGATGTTATGGTTGGTTTCGGCGGCATGCTTGGCTTCATGGTCGTTGTGTTCGCTGCTGCAGTAATTGTGAAATTTTTGATTTCATAATACGCAGACAGAATGCAACAAAAAGACCGGTTGACTCTTATCATCGAATAAGAGTCAACCGGTCTTTTCTGTACTATACATATATTATTGCGATTTGGAATTTCTTGATTTTTTATCACTATCTTGTTTGTTAGGAAAAGTAACGGTACGATCTTCAAAGTTACTATCTTTATTAGAAGTAAGTTGATATCTAGTTCTCTCAGTACGATCAATTTGAACGATTTGACCATCATGAACAGTTACCAGTACTTGCCCAAATTGTAATCCATTTATTTGTTCGGCAATACGCGCTTGCCAAACTTCATCAACTTGTAAAGGCTTCGCCATAATAATTCCTCCTAAAACTTTTCATATCTTCTTGAGTTGCATCTTTGCAGTGAAAAGTTACTTCGTAAGCATAATCAAAACTTTTCATATCATCTTAAGTTACATCATTACACTGAAAAGTTACTTCGTAAGCATAATCTAAAACTTTTCATCTCTAGTCTATACTTTCCCGCTTCGACTGAAGTCCTTCTTTCCACTCTACGATTGCCTTCACGATTAAAGTAAATATCGCTAGTAACATTAGCAACGATGCTATGGCAAACGCTGCTGAAAATTGATATTCATTGTACAATATTTCAACATGCAGAGGTAACGTATTGGTTCTGCCGCGAATATGTCCTGATACGACAGATACAGCTCCAAACTCGCCCATCGCCCTAGCATTACATAGAATAATTCCGTATAACAAACCCCATTTAATATTTGGTAATGTTACATACCAAAATACTTTAAAACCCTTTGCACCAAGACTAATCGCAGCCTCTTCTTCACCAATCCCCTGTTGTTGCATAAGTGGAATTATTTCCCTTGCTACAAATGGAACGGTGATGAATAGCGTAGCAATGATAATACCTGGAACTGCGAAAATTATGTTAATGTCACGTTCTGCTAACCATGGTCCAAAATATCCTTGTGCTCCAAACATAAGAACGAACACAAGTCCTGCAATAACAGGCGATACGGCAAATGGTAGATCGATCAACGTTAATAATATTTGCTTACCACGAAATTTAAACTTAGAGATTGCCCAAGCTACGAGTACACCAAACACTGTATTAAGTGGTACAGCTATTAATGCCGTTATTAGCGTTAACTTCAAGGCTGCAAATGCGTCCGAATGGGTTATCGCATCAAGATAGACCGAGAATCCCTTTTGCAGTGCCTCTACGATGACGAGTGCAAGAGGTAATACGATCATAATGACGATGAACAATACTGCTATGCCAATTAAGCTCCAACGTACCCAGGTCGCTTCATTGATATGCTTCTCTCGCACAATTTTGTGGGGGGAGCTGTGGTAGTTTACTACTCCAGCCATATCATTCCCCTCCTTTTTATAGGATAGGATGTTCAATAAGAACTCTTGTGATCACGTAGAGTGTGCTAACGAAGCTTACTCGTCGGCGAATATGACATTCATTGTTCTCTCCAGTGCTCATATACCAATGACGTACATTCCGCGCTTCGCTTCTCTAGCTTCATGTCATCTTCTTGGTGCTGACAAGTGATCTTATTGAACTTTCATTGGATAGGATGCTTCATCAAAAAAATTGTGATCACGTTGTTTGGCTTCAATGACTATTCGACGTCGAATATGGCATTCATCGGAAGCCTCAACCTAAGAGTTCGAAGTCATTCTACGGTTCATTCTCCATTGCAATAGATTGATGGCGAACAATAATATGAACGAGACGACTAGCATCACAGCCGCTATTGCAGTTGCTCCTGCGTAGTCATATTGCTCAAGCTTTGTCATAATTAACAGCGGTGAAATTTCTGTTTTCAAAGGCATATTACCGCTAATAAATACGACGGAGCCATATTCACCTATTCCTCTGGCGAACGCTAATGTGAAGCCAGTTAATAAGGCAGGGAATAATGTCGGTAATATAATTCGGAAGAAGGTACGGAGGCGATATGCACCAAGCATAACCGCTGCCTCCTCCATATCTTTCTCCAAATCTTCAATAACAGGTTGCACCGTTCTAACGACAAATGGGATACCGATAAATGTTAATGCAACGATAATACCAAGAGGAGCATATGCTACCTTTATGCCTAGTGGCTCTAAGAACGAACCAATCCAGCCATTTTTCGCATAAATCGCAGTCAAGGCAATTCCTGCAACTGCAGTAGGTAATGCGAATGGAATATCAACAAGTGCATCTATAATCTTCTTACCTGGAAATTGATACCTCACCAACACCCAAGCTACGATTAATCCAAAAAAAGTATTAATTAATGCTGCGCACAGTGCTGTAACGAAACTAACACGATAAGAGGCAAGCACGCGTGCATTCGTAACAGCAGCCCAAAACTCCTCAAAAGTAAGCTCGAACGACTTTAGGAAAATAATAGCGAGTGGGATAAATACAATAATGCTCAAGTAGAACATTGAAATCCCAAGTGTTAGTCTAAAGCCTGGAATGATCGTTCTGGATGTTGAGCGTTTGCGCTTAAGGTTAGCTAATGACATACGTGCTCATACTCCTTTATAAGTCAGATTCACTTGACGTATTAGCTACCTGGTGTATAGATTTGATCGAACACTCCTCCATCAGCGAAGTGTTTCGTTTGCGCTTCTTTCCAGCCGCCAAAGTCTTTATCAATTTCTAATAATTCTAGCTCAGGGAATTGATCTTTGAACTGTGCTGCTACTTCTGGATCGGTAGGGCGGTAATAGTTATCCCCTGCAATTTTTTGTCCTTCAGGAGTGTACAAGTATTGCAAGTAAGCTTCTGTAACTTCACGTGTACCACGTTTGTCGACTACTTTATCGACAATTGCAACTGGTGGTTCAGCTAATATACTTAGTGATGGATATACAATATCGAATTTATCAGGACCTAATTCGTTGATAGATAAATACGCTTCATTTTCCCATGCTAGTAGCACATCACCAATTTCACGTTCTACAAAAGTTGTCGTTGAACCACGAGCTCCTGTATCTAATACCGGAACATGCTTGAATAGCTCTGTTACATATTGAACTGCTGCTTCCTCACTATTGTTATTCTGTTTAAGTGCATAACCCCAAGCCGCCAAATAGTTCCAACGAGCTCCACCTGAAGTTTTCGGATTCGGTGTAATAACTTCTACATCATCCTTGATTAGATCATTCCAATCCAAAATGTTTTTCGGGTTACCTTTGCGAACTAGAAACACGATTGTTGAAGTATAAGGGGAACTGTTACGTTCAAATTGTGTTTGCCAATCACTTTCAATTAGTCCTGCGTCTACAATTGCATCGATATCGTAACCAAGTGCCAATGTAACGACATCTGCTTCAAGACCATCCACAACTGCACGACCTTGCTTTCCAGAGCCACCATGTGACTGTTCAATTGTTACTTCTTGATTAGCTGTTTCTAACCAATACTTCGCGAATGCTTCATTGAAATCGACATATAGCTCACGAGTAGGGTCATATGATACGTTCAATAATTTAACAGGATCTTTTTTGACTACTGTTTCTGTAGTATCTGGTGTTGCTGTATTGTTAGCAGGTTTCTCTGTCTGTTGACCTTTTCCATTAGCTGGCTGTGAATTGTTAGTTGCTCCGCAAGCTCCTAATACACTAATTAGCAATGCTAATACGATAATTTTTGATAGATGAGTAATTGACTTAATGTTCATAACAAATCCCTCCATAATTTCGGGATAGGTAATGTTCATTCCGGTTGTTCCGGTCATTAATTATTATTCCTATCAGTTTAGTTGGTTATTAATTGAATAGTAACAACGATTACCATCTTCTGTCAACATATTTTTATTAAAGGTATTAGATTACCTTATAAAGCCAAGTTAATCAAAGTAAGCTCCGAATAAGCAACTTGATTATGTAATTATGACCTTATTCAATGCCAAAAAGGAGCAGCCCCATCGTCACGAGCATGACTTTGGAGCTGCTCCTACTTGCTTGGAAACGAGTAGCAAAGCGTACGTTATTGGTACGCGAGCACACGCAGGCTTTAGATGAAGGACATATTCGACGCCGAATTTGCTACGTCAGCGTTACCGCGTAATCACCGGCGGGCGTTTTGAACTACCATATCTTTTCGTTAATATTTCCGCTTTGAGATCTCTTCAAGCGGCATTGTTTCTGTAAACACATTTTCCGGTGGAATAATTCGCTTAGGCAGTGT includes:
- the cysW gene encoding sulfate ABC transporter permease subunit CysW produces the protein MAGVVNYHSSPHKIVREKHINEATWVRWSLIGIAVLFIVIMIVLPLALVIVEALQKGFSVYLDAITHSDAFAALKLTLITALIAVPLNTVFGVLVAWAISKFKFRGKQILLTLIDLPFAVSPVIAGLVFVLMFGAQGYFGPWLAERDINIIFAVPGIIIATLFITVPFVAREIIPLMQQQGIGEEEAAISLGAKGFKVFWYVTLPNIKWGLLYGIILCNARAMGEFGAVSVVSGHIRGRTNTLPLHVEILYNEYQFSAAFAIASLLMLLAIFTLIVKAIVEWKEGLQSKRESID
- the uvrC gene encoding excinuclease ABC subunit UvrC, whose product is MKEHLRNKLALLPDLPGCYLMKNNEDVIIYVGKAKILKNRVRSYFNGSHNGKTQKLVSEITDFEFIITGSNMEALILECNLIKLHNPRYNVLLKDDKTFPYIKITHEAHPRLEVTRKVYKDKAKYFGPYPNAYAAQQTKKLLDRLYPLRKCQKLPDKVCLYYHMGQCIAPCEFEIDQSKYDEMTAEITRFLNGGEDSVRLELERKMGEAAEKLEFERAKEYRDQMVAIDAIMEKQKITMNDALDRDIFGYAVDKGWMSVQILYMRKGKLIERHGTSFPYYGEEYDDFMSFVTQYYSENPALPRQILLPQPLEGSSMVAEEITSWLHEWLKVKILIPQRGQKSEIVSMAIQNAQNVLNEKFKLIERDEERSIIASRNLGHALGMDHLHRIEAFDNSNIQGTNPVSAMVVFRDGKPDRREYRKYNVKTIEGSDDYGTMREVIRRRYERALKEGTELPDLIVVDGGKGQISAAIEVLQDELSLFIPVCGLVKDDKHRTAELMSGDPPQLIPLGRDSQEFYLLQRIQDEVHRFAITFHRQQRAKSMVESKLDSIPGIGEKRRKQLLKHFGSLKKIKEAQVEDFKPLSIGEKLATTILTALQEDTQD
- a CDS encoding YqzM family protein, which encodes MENVRDPRQHINEEPRDDLKDVMVGFGGMLGFMVVVFAAAVIVKFLIS
- a CDS encoding sulfate ABC transporter substrate-binding protein; protein product: MNIKSITHLSKIIVLALLISVLGACGATNNSQPANGKGQQTEKPANNTATPDTTETVVKKDPVKLLNVSYDPTRELYVDFNEAFAKYWLETANQEVTIEQSHGGSGKQGRAVVDGLEADVVTLALGYDIDAIVDAGLIESDWQTQFERNSSPYTSTIVFLVRKGNPKNILDWNDLIKDDVEVITPNPKTSGGARWNYLAAWGYALKQNNNSEEAAVQYVTELFKHVPVLDTGARGSTTTFVEREIGDVLLAWENEAYLSINELGPDKFDIVYPSLSILAEPPVAIVDKVVDKRGTREVTEAYLQYLYTPEGQKIAGDNYYRPTDPEVAAQFKDQFPELELLEIDKDFGGWKEAQTKHFADGGVFDQIYTPGS
- the cysT gene encoding sulfate ABC transporter permease subunit CysT, which gives rise to MSLANLKRKRSTSRTIIPGFRLTLGISMFYLSIIVFIPLAIIFLKSFELTFEEFWAAVTNARVLASYRVSFVTALCAALINTFFGLIVAWVLVRYQFPGKKIIDALVDIPFALPTAVAGIALTAIYAKNGWIGSFLEPLGIKVAYAPLGIIVALTFIGIPFVVRTVQPVIEDLEKDMEEAAVMLGAYRLRTFFRIILPTLFPALLTGFTLAFARGIGEYGSVVFISGNMPLKTEISPLLIMTKLEQYDYAGATAIAAVMLVVSFILLFAINLLQWRMNRRMTSNS
- a CDS encoding YezD family protein; protein product: MAKPLQVDEVWQARIAEQINGLQFGQVLVTVHDGQIVQIDRTERTRYQLTSNKDSNFEDRTVTFPNKQDSDKKSRNSKSQ